From one Bacteroides fragilis NCTC 9343 genomic stretch:
- the bglX gene encoding beta-glucosidase BglX: MNKKYSLLILLALLLPLGLQAQKPPQDMDRFLDNLLKRMTLEEKIGQLNLPVTGEITTGQAKSSDIATKIKRGEVGGLFNLKGVDKIRDVQHLAVENSRLGIPLLFGMDVIHGYETIFPIPLGLSCTWDIPAIEESARIAAVEASADGISWTFSPMVDISRDPRWGRVSEGSGEDPFLGALIARAMVRGYQGKDMSRNDEIMACIKHFALYGAAEAGRDYNTVDMSRQRMFNDYMLPYQAGVEAGAGSVMASFNEVEGVPATANKWLMTDVLRGAWGFNGFVVTDFTGISEMIEHGIGDLQTVSARAINAGVDMDMVSEGFIGTLKKSVEEGKVSVETVNTACRRILEAKYKLGLFDNPYKYCDLKRPARDIFTKEHRAAARKIAGESFVLLKNEGLSPTLAPVLPLSPTGTIAVIGPLANTRSNMPGTWSVAAVLDKSPSLVEGLTEWVGNQGKILYAKGSNLIGDAAYEERATMFGRSLNRDNRTDQQLLDEALKIASQADVIVAALGESSEMSGESSSRTNLNLPDVQHTLLEALLKTGKPVVLVLFTGRPLVLNWEQEHVPAILNVWFGGSEAGPAIGDVLFGAVNPGGKLTMTFPKSVGQIPLYYAHKNTGRPLKEGKWFEKFRSNYLDVDNDALYPFGYGLSYTTFRFSDITLNRSSIGMDNELVASVTVTNTGDRAGSEVVQLYIRDLVGSVTRPVKELKGFEKIYLQPNESRTVRFTIAPEMLKFYNADLKFVAEPGDFDVMIGPDSRNVKTARFTLH; this comes from the coding sequence ATGAACAAGAAATATTCTTTACTCATTCTGCTTGCACTTTTACTCCCGTTGGGGCTGCAAGCGCAAAAACCTCCTCAGGATATGGACCGTTTCCTCGACAATCTGCTGAAACGGATGACCCTGGAAGAGAAAATAGGTCAGCTTAACCTACCGGTAACTGGTGAAATCACCACCGGACAAGCTAAAAGCAGCGACATCGCCACCAAGATAAAGCGAGGTGAAGTAGGCGGATTGTTCAACCTGAAAGGGGTGGATAAAATTCGTGACGTACAGCATCTGGCCGTAGAGAACTCCCGGCTGGGTATCCCTCTGCTCTTTGGGATGGACGTAATTCACGGATACGAGACCATTTTCCCTATCCCCTTGGGACTTTCGTGTACATGGGACATTCCGGCTATCGAAGAATCGGCACGCATCGCCGCCGTTGAAGCCAGTGCCGACGGCATTTCGTGGACCTTTAGTCCGATGGTAGATATCAGTCGCGATCCACGCTGGGGACGGGTATCCGAAGGTTCGGGCGAAGATCCCTTCCTCGGTGCACTGATAGCCCGGGCCATGGTGCGTGGATACCAGGGAAAAGATATGAGTCGCAATGATGAAATCATGGCCTGCATCAAGCACTTTGCTCTGTATGGGGCAGCCGAGGCAGGACGGGATTATAACACCGTAGACATGAGCCGCCAACGGATGTTCAACGATTATATGCTCCCCTATCAGGCCGGTGTAGAAGCCGGAGCAGGTAGTGTAATGGCTTCTTTCAACGAAGTGGAAGGTGTGCCGGCAACAGCCAATAAATGGCTGATGACCGATGTGTTGCGCGGTGCATGGGGATTTAATGGTTTCGTGGTAACAGACTTCACCGGAATCTCCGAAATGATAGAACACGGAATCGGCGACCTGCAAACCGTGTCGGCACGGGCCATCAATGCCGGAGTAGATATGGACATGGTCAGTGAAGGCTTCATCGGTACATTGAAGAAGTCTGTCGAAGAAGGCAAAGTATCGGTCGAAACAGTCAACACAGCTTGTCGCCGTATCCTGGAAGCCAAATACAAACTGGGGTTGTTTGACAATCCCTATAAATACTGCGACCTGAAACGTCCGGCACGTGACATCTTCACAAAAGAGCACCGTGCCGCAGCCCGGAAAATTGCGGGAGAAAGCTTCGTGCTACTGAAAAATGAAGGACTTTCACCTACCCTCGCACCTGTACTTCCTCTCTCTCCTACCGGTACTATTGCAGTGATCGGCCCTTTGGCCAACACCCGTTCGAATATGCCGGGCACATGGAGCGTAGCTGCCGTACTGGACAAAAGTCCTTCTCTGGTAGAAGGTTTGACCGAATGGGTGGGCAATCAGGGAAAAATACTTTATGCCAAAGGCAGTAACCTGATCGGTGATGCTGCTTATGAAGAGAGGGCAACCATGTTCGGCCGTTCGCTGAACCGCGACAACCGCACCGATCAACAACTGCTGGACGAAGCGCTGAAAATAGCTTCACAAGCGGACGTGATTGTTGCCGCATTGGGTGAATCGTCGGAGATGAGCGGTGAAAGCAGCAGCCGCACCAACCTCAATCTGCCGGATGTACAGCACACTCTGCTGGAGGCTTTGCTGAAAACAGGAAAGCCCGTAGTTCTCGTACTGTTTACGGGACGTCCGCTGGTACTCAATTGGGAACAGGAGCATGTCCCTGCCATCCTGAACGTATGGTTCGGGGGTTCGGAAGCCGGTCCGGCTATCGGAGACGTATTGTTCGGTGCAGTCAACCCGGGCGGAAAACTGACCATGACTTTCCCGAAAAGTGTAGGACAGATCCCACTTTATTATGCACACAAGAATACCGGACGACCGCTGAAAGAAGGCAAATGGTTCGAGAAATTCCGCAGCAACTATCTTGACGTGGACAATGATGCTCTCTATCCGTTCGGATACGGACTGTCGTATACGACCTTCCGATTCAGTGACATCACATTGAACCGTTCGTCCATCGGAATGGACAATGAACTGGTAGCCTCCGTCACCGTAACTAATACCGGAGACCGTGCCGGCAGTGAAGTGGTGCAACTCTACATCCGTGACTTGGTGGGCAGTGTCACCCGTCCGGTCAAGGAACTGAAAGGATTTGAAAAGATCTATCTGCAACCGAATGAATCAAGAACCGTCCGCTTTACAATAGCTCCGGAAATGTTGAAGTTTTACAATGCCGACTTGAAGTTTGTAGCTGAGCCGGGCGATTTCGACGTGATGATAGGCCCGGATAGCCGGAATGTGAAAACAGCACGGTTTACGCTGCATTGA